ACACTGCGCTCGGTACAGCCCCGCCCGTCTCCACCCTCGATCCGGCCCTCCGGCCCTGTCCCTGGGAAAATGGCCACTCGTCTGGCCAAGGGGCAGGGGTGGCTGGGCCCTGACAGCCCCTGCGTCCCTACAGCAAAGCGCGGCCCTGCAACCTGATGGACAGGAGGTGGTGTGGGACGACCGCCGGGGCATGCGGGTGCCCACCCCTCTGCTGCGCGACGCTCTGTACCTGCAGTGTGAGACCACCTGGGGcggccaggccttcctgtccaacCCCTTCGTTGTGCACATCACAGGTAGGGGGCTGCCCAGGGCTGCAGGACCCTCCCCCAGCGACTGCTGCCCACGTCCTGGGAGGAGAGCTGCAGGAAGAGGACAGGAGCCCTCTAATTCCCAGCAGTGGGGCTGTAGGCACCACAGTCTGGCTGGTCTCAGGGGCTGTCCTACAGCCCCTGTCCTACCCTGGCACTGTCCTACAAAGGGCATGGGGTCCCTGTGCATGTGTCACCAGGCAACGAGCTCTATGACATCCAGCTGTTCCCCAAGAGATCACTGGAGCTGCTGGTTGGGGAAAAACTGGTCCTGAACTGTACCGTGTTTGCCGAGTTCAACTCAGGTGTCACCTTTGACTGGAACTATCCAGGGAAGCAGGTGAGCTTGGCACCCCTGGCAGGGGCTGTACCTGAATCCTTCCCAGGAATCCCTGTCGCAGCCCACACTCACCCTGGTCTGGCCCACACGCACTTCCCTCTGTCCCAGGAGCCCCTGTCTGATAGGGAAGTTTTCCTATCCCAAGGAAAAGTCAGAGTCTGAGTCCAAGGCTTCTGGAGCTGCTGCTGTTTGGGCTGGGGGGGTGTGCCTTTGGGGGTCAGTTCTGTCGGAGCCCACCTGCTCTGAGCCTGTGCTTCCCCTGGTCCTGGGCAGGCAGAGCGGGGTAAGTGGGTACCAGAGCGGCGCTCCCAGCAGACTCACACAGAGCTCTCCAGCATCCTCACCATCCACAACGTCAGCCAGCGTGACTTGGGTCCCTACGTGTGCCAGGCCAACAATGGTATCCAGCAGTTCCAGGAGAGCACTGAGGTCATTGTGCACGGTACGGCCTGTCAGCTCGTTGCGGCCAGCGTGGCTCGGGCTAGGCTGGGTGTCAGCTGTCAAGCCTGGAGCACAAGGGTTCTTGTGCAGTGTGGGCCCAGGGTCATAGGTCATGGTGCACCCGAGGAATGTGGAGTCCagccagagggaagggagggtCATGAGTGGATGGACTGCCCAGTTCCCACGCCTCAGAGAGCAGGGCATCTGGCCACTGGGGGTGGCTGCAAATCCCTGGGTGGTGCTGGGTCAGCCACACCAGCCCTGACTTTACCCTGATGTCTCCCGTCTGACAGAGAAGCCCTTCATCAGCGTCGAATGGCTCAAGGGTCCGGTTCTAGAGGCTACAGCAGGAGACGAGCTGGTGAAGCTGCCCGTGAAGCTGGCAGCATATCCCCCACCGGAGTTCCAATGGTACCTCCCTGgttcctgcccctccctccctacCAAGCCCAGTGCAAGAAAGAACCACAGAGAGGGAAGGGCAAAATTCCCCCCATCAGGGCCTACTTCCTGAGACCTAGATGGGGACCTATGCCCTCAGTGGGGGACCCCCATGAAGAGTCCAAGGAATATACACATCATGTGATATTTTGGCTAGAGGGAAGGTTGGCCTGAATTGCTGCTAAACTGTGAAAGAGTGTGAATACTGGCCTCCTGCTATGTGTGGGTGCGGTGGGCGTAGCATAGGGCTTTATCTCTTTCCTGCAcccactcagcctctctgagggCCCCCACTGGAGGGGATCATAGAGGAATGGCTTCAGGTTTCCTAGGCTCCTCTCCAAACAGGTTGCCACCCCCAGGAAACTTCTAACCAGAATTTTGGAGATATGATAAGGGTTTCACAAGGATTTCTGGGCTGGGCCTGAGAGCTGTGTGGCAGTGAGCTGGAGCTTCTGGGAGGCCTACAAGTTGGAGATCCCCGCTCCTGGTGTGTGACCTGAGAGTAAGGTACCCCTTGCACGGTATGCTAAGAGTCAGAGAGAGGTCCCTCAGTGGTGGCTTTACCTTCACCGGATGCTCCCCGAGAGCTCGGGAAGGCACAGCACCCCACCATGCACCCTTCAGCCAACTGAGCAGTCCATACAGCCTGATCCTGGGAGATCACACTCTTGCTTGTCTCTCATGATACACAGGAGGGAAACAGGCCAGGAAAGGGGAAGGGCATTCCTGCCCAAGCCCTGAGCCTCCTGGGACTCATCTGCTCTGTCCTTTCACAACTGGCCAGGGGAGCCTCGCCTTTCCAGCCTGGAGCACCTCCTACCAGGCAGGATGACCTTTTCTGAAAGCCTAGAGCTTGGCAAGAAGAAGCCCAGACCTCTTCAGCCAGCATCCCACATCTCTGGCCAGAGTCCGGAAGCAGGCTTCTCCTGGGAGGGGCCTGGCAGCCCTGGGCCTGGGACTTCCGTGACTCTCCCTGTGAGGCTCAGGCTCTGGGGTCCATCAGGGCCACCTGGTGCAGGCCCGGGACACTTGAGACAGCATCCTGAAGGGTCCTGGTGGAGGCTGGGCTAAGACCCTGCCCCCTGCTCTCCAAGGCCAGTGGCACTGGCCCTGTCTGGGAGGGTGGCCAGCTCTGTTGCATCAAAGATCTGGTCCAGGCCTGATCCTCAGGCAGCTGACTTCCTCTCACCGTTCCCACCACAtctggccctttttttttttttttttttgtctcacttGGTCAATAGCTGCCTCCAAGAAGTGCTCAGCTGGGCCCACTGTCCACTGAGACAACTGCCCCAGGATATTTGTTGTGAGCATAACCCCACCAGGGTCAGCTCTTCCGGGAAATCATGTGATAACTACTAGCAAGTGAACAGACAGAGATCTAGTGGACAGGCCGGTCCTAGCCCCCAAAGCAGCCTTTGTGTGTCCAGCACCATGCTGACACCAAGGCTGTATCTTGGGAGACCTGACCACACCTGCAAGAAGGTGCATTTGGTTTCCCTGGTTTTCAGATGAAGACTCTGGAGTTTGAGGCAGTGAAGGATCACAAACGCAGCAGGTAGCAACCAGGATTCTGCACCAGAGCCCAGCAGGCCTCCCAGCCTGGCCCTACTCTGCCCTGCCCTGCTGTGTGACTTCTGGCAAGTCACACCTCTTCTGAATGGGCTGTGGAGCAGCAGTTGAGAGCCAGGCCCCTGCGTCCCCCTCGCTGTTAATTTCCACCCCGAGGGCTGTGCTTTCCTCCTGTCTCTCTGGCTTAGTAAACCAGAAGACGATTCCTGCCTGAGGGCCACTTCCAGGCAGAGGCCAGAGCTTGGGTTCCAGAGATGCTGCCTGTAGCATTCCCAACTCAGGACTGGAGAGGAGTCTCCTCTGGGGTGTGAGTCATCCATTTATACACATGTACACTGAGCGCCTATGTGTGCTGGATGCTGCTCTTCACATAGGGTATATGGCAGCGGCCATACGTACAGCTCAGTGTGGGAACCAACAATCAGCAGACACGTGTGTGAGCACTAGCATGCAGACAAGCAGATGCAGGGCCCAGGGTCAGCTCCTGGTCCACACAGCTGCTCTGACAGCTGGGTGACGGTGGATATAGGAGAGAGGGAGCCCTGCAGATGTCTAGCATGCAAGCAAAGCAGGAAAGTGAGTACAAAGGccctggggaagggggcagggcaacAAGAAGCCCATGCATCTGGAGAGCTCCAGGAAGGGCAGAGTCAGCGTCAGGACTCCCAGACCCCTGCGTGATCAGGGTCTGGGCTGCGCCCTCAGAGACGGCTCCTCCACTCCTCCACAGCACACCCCCGTGAAGCCTATGGCAGAAACAGGGGCCCCTGCGGACTCTGGTTGGTCCTGAGCCTGGGGGGTGTCATGAGCCCTCACGGCTCAAGCCCAGGGACCATCCGCACAGCCGTCTGTTCCCCAGTCCAGAGTCGGCTGCCACAGCCCTCACCCCTGCTGCTCATCCCAGAAGCAGGTCTGGGGCTGGTAGGCCTCTCCCGCCTCCTGACTGTGTCCTAGTGGTCAGGGCTGGGGCGCTTCAGGGAAGGAGGGACAGgacagggctggggtggaggtCACAGCCCCCTGAGCTCCTTTCCTGGGCCAGGTACAAGGACAGAAAGGCCGTGTCCGGGCGCCATAGTCCCCATGTTCTGGTGCTCAAGGAGGTGACGGAGGCCAGCGCAGGCATCTACACCCTGGCCCTGTGGAACACCGCGGCTGGCCTGAGGCGTAACATCAGCCTGGAGCTGGTGGTTAATGGTAGGTGTgggtggggcaggagatggggagagggacGGGGGGTATTTGGGGGTACACTGACTGGCGGTCTGCCTGTCTCCAGTACCCCCCCACATCCACGAAAAGGAGGCCTCCTCCCCCAGCATCTACTCCCGCCATAGTCGCCAGGCCCTCACCTGCACGGCCTATGGGGTGCCCCACCCTCTCGGCATCCAGTGGCACTGGAGGCCGTGGACGCCCTGCAGGACCTTCAGCCAGCGCAGCCTGTGAGTGTGgctcccccctgcctcccccacttCCCAGCCCCATCCCCAGCTTCAACCATAACCCTCTCTCACTACCAGCACCCTCCCCATAGCTCCGCTTTAAACCCAAACCCTATCATGATTCATGGATTATAGCCAATCCCTGAGCTCACCTTGCCTGAGCAAGGCTCAGACCCTCCCTTGTACTGTCAGGTCCGGCTGGACACAGGGATGGTGCAGTTCCCACCATCCTCTCCCTTGAAAGCGATGCTCCCCAGTCACACAACTGCATATCTGGAGGAACCAAAGGACACGCCTCTGGGCACTAGGGAGGGCACCCCTCAGCAAGCAGGCAGGCCTGCGCTGGTTTTGCGAGACATGTACTGAGTGAACTCCAAGGCACACTAAGCATGTCCAGGCTCACCAGCTCATCTGTGCAGTGCTCACCATGACCCCTTAGAGGGCTGGAGAAGGCACATGACTTTCCTAATGTCATGGCAGTAAGCAGCAGAGCTTGCCCAACTGCTGGGCCACACTGCCCTACCTGGGGGCCAGTAGGACAGACAGTCCAGGAGAACAGAAAACTTGAGCCAGCAAGGGCCAGGAATGGAGGGCGCCAAGCTGGTCAGTGGTCTAGAAGGCACTAGAGAGACAGTGAATGGTGCTGAGCAGGGGAGGGGCTAGTCACATGTGCCATTTAGCAAGAGATCCTGAGACAGGGGACAGGATCACAGGCTGGGGAACCAAGGGAGACGAGGCAGCCATACAAGGCAGAGAGACTGTGGCCCTTGGCATGGTCAGTTAGGGAGGTTCACTAGGGGTGGCCAGCCCACAACATTCGAGGTTCATAAGAGATTCTTCCGAATAACTGTGAGGCTGCAGATCACTGGCACCTCCAAATATGCTTCCAGCTGATGCTCTACTGTTATGCTCTGCATGATTACAGAGCCCTAGAGCCAGTTCTGCCTCCCTGAAGGCAGACAAGAGCCTCCCTTGAGCCCCCTTAGACCCCCATCCCAGCCGAGACCAAAGGTGCTGGGATGCACAGCCGTCCCAGGGAGGGGCTGCAGCTGTAGAAGAGGGACGGAAGGAGAGGGTTTCCTGTGGCAGGAGTTAACAGGAGTGACTCTTCTGCCCCAGGAGATCTAGGTGGATTTTGCAGGAAGGGACACATGTGGGTAGCAGCAGGGGGCACAGCAGACCAGAGGATTGGCACAGAGTCACAGGCGTGTGGTGCTCTGCGGGCACAGATCCTGGTCTACTGGGTAAGGCTGTGTCTGGCAGCCCATGCAGGATGGGTTACTGAGCCCTGAACAGTGTGCCAGAAACAAAGCCCCTGCCGTCCTCCTTGCTTTGGGGGGCCAACCTGCCCCACCATGAGAGGAGATGACCCTGTGCATGAGAAAAGCTCGACCCTGCCCTTAGTGTAGTCCCTCTCTGCCTGAATCCCTAGCTGCCCTTGTCCCTCCTTGTCTTTAGCAgccggcggcggcagcagcgagACCGAATGCCACAGTGCCAGGACTGGAGAGAGGTGACCACACAGGATGCTGTGAACCCCATTGAGAGCCTGGACACCTGGACAGAGTTTGTAGAGGGCAAAAATAAGGTATGGACCAGCCAGGCCACTGAGTGGCTGGGCGAGAAGAAGAGAGGTGAGGTCCTTTCTTCAGAAGGAGAGAGATGGGGTCCTCTCCTAGCCTTCTAGGTCTCCACTGGACTTGCAGAGCTCTTGCAATAGCAGCTGAGAGTCAGTGACCTTTCTACAATGTCTCTGGACATCAGCTTCCCTGCCTGCAATAGACTGCAGAGGCCAGACCTGCCGCTGCTTCCCGGAGAGGGAAGCTGAGATTTCATGGCTATGGGCCCATATGAAGGGCTGGGAGAGTTGGGGCTGGGGATGCTCCATCCTCCGCAAAGACGGCTGGCCCAGGCTGGGGGCAATCCCTCGAAGAGGCCTAGCAGGGGAAGGACTGAACAAAGGCGCCCACTTCCTACAGTCACTTCCTGTTTTCCTACACACCTCCAGAGCCTCTTCCTGTTCCAGGCTGGCCAGGAAGTGCCCGGCTtgaggctgggggtgggctcTCGGGCTGGTAGGCAGATCCTATGGCCCTCTCTCTTGCTCTGCTTCCAAGCTTCCCACTCCCCCAGCCCAGAGTCCTTCTGGAGCCCTGGAGCCCATTTTCTTCCCTTGCCACGACCCAGAGCGCTGAGAGGTGCTATAGGCAGCCCTGAAGGGTTTGTGGGTGCATCACAGGGCCTCACACAGTGACTCCTTGGACCACAGGCTGACACTTGATATGACCAGAGCATGCATCCTAACTCTGGCTTGGACCAACCCAGCCCCTGTCACCTCCTCAGCATGGCAGCAGCCTGAGCCCATCTGTAGCCAGAGGGCTCCCTGGTCCGGCCTAACAGCGCCTTCTGACACCAGTCACAGCTGATGCCAGCTGTCCATCATGCTGTCCCTTGAGTTTTCAGGGGAGCCACCTCTTGCTGCTGCCCAAGGACCTCATCACCTTCTCCTTGCCTCACCAGTCCTGGTACTGTCTCTGAGCTTTGGTCATCTCCAgcccagagcctcagtttcccccattaTTCTGGTGGGCACAGCAACTTCCATGCAGAAAGAGGAGGTGAGGGTAGGGGAACTTAGGCAGGAAATGGATCCTTATGCCTGACATGTATCCTGTCCAGACGGTGAGCAAGCTGGTGATCCAGGAGGCCAATGTGTCCGCCATGTACAAGTGTGTGGTCTTCAACAAAGTGGGTCAGGATGAGCGGCTCATCTACTTCTACGTGACCAGTGAGTGACTTGGGCAGGCCTGGATGGAGGTCAGGAACCAGGTGGGCACAGGAGGAGACCAGGCCTGGGAGAAGATAATATGCCTGGGTTGGGGCCCCACTGAGTTTCTTGTGACCTTGAGGTGCCAGGAGAGATACCCAGGGCCCACTGGGCCTCTGGGTCTTGGCAGGAGGGATAGACTTGGAGGTTATAGGCATATGAACTGGAAGGAGGCAGCACCATCTGCCCCTAGACCAGGAGGTGCCTCCCTGGGGTGCCCTCTCGTTCCCCACAGCTGCACCTTCCTccacttccctcctcccccttcctgaACCATGGATCCTGCACGGCAGCTGGTTCTTATGTGCATttggccctgggaagaaggtccgtGGTTGCTTCAGATTTTTCAAACCTGTTAATGACCTCAGGAATGCTAAGACGACCACGGAAGGACAGTCAGTGGGCCCAGAGGTTTAAATGTAGGCACCTAAAAGAGAGGTGGAGCCAAAGAAAACAGTCTGCAGGAGAGCGGAGCCCATAGTGGCTGACAGTGAACAGCCAGAGGGACAAAAGGAAATCGGGGGCCATTGCCAAATGCTAATGAAACCAGATTGTTTCAGAAAGAGGACAGGGCTGGGAGTGTGCTCAGCAGTGAGGGAGAATGGGCGTTCCGGCCCCTGCTGAGCTGCTAGCAAGAAACTCATTGGTGTCACGGGCTCCTGGGAGAGGTGGGGGCAGTATCCAGCTGGGCTTGTTCAGGAAAAACTAGACGGGGGCACGGCAGGAGGAGCCCCTGGTGGAATTGACTTGAGAGAGTTGGTCTCTTGTCAGGGAGAGGGACAAGAGGGCTCCAGAGTGTGTCCCTGGCCCAGGTACAGGTGATGTACACCCTTATTTGAGAGCTGAGTGAGTTCGAAGGTcaatgagaaagagagagggagtcCCTGAGCAGGTGGGTAGGTGCGCCAGCACCTCACGATGTCACAGTGAGtggttcctcctccttccccagccatCCCCGACGGCTTCAGCATAGAGTCAGAGCCAtcagaagagcccctggagggccAGGCCGTGCGCCTGAGCTGCCGGGCTGACAACTACACATACGAGCATTTGCACTGGTACCGCCTCAACCTGTCCACGCTGCACGACGCGCAGGGGAACCCGCTGCTGCTTGACTGCAAGAACGTGCACCTGTTCGCCACGCCGCTGGCCGccagcctggaggaggtgatgcccGGCGAGCGCCACGCCACGCTCACCCTCACCATCCCCAGGGTGGCACCAGAACATGAAGGCGACTACGTGTGTGAGGTCCAGGACCGGCGCAGCCATGACAAGCACTGCCATAAGAAGTACCTGTCTGTGCAGGGTGAGGCAAGCCGGGCCGGAAGGGCCAGGCGGGGCAGTGCGCCCCAAGGAGCCTTTATCCCCAGCCCGGCACGTGCCAGGGCAGTCCATTCACAAGCCCGAGCCCGCAAGAGCATCCCCCTCTCCTTGCCCTCCGGGGCttgcacagccctgcccaccccaagCTCAAACCCTGACCCTTCAGCTTGGAGAGCTCCTAGCATGGGAGGGCCCTTTCCTGGAGCGCCCTCCTGCTTTCTGCAGCTCCACTCAGCTCTCTCTCGACCCCGCCTCCAGCCCTAGAAGCCCCACGGCTCACACAGAACCTAAGCGACCTCCTGGTGAATGTGAGTGATTCCTTGGAGATGCGGTGCCCAGTGGCTGGGGTGCACGTACCCAGCATCGTGTGGTACAAAGATGAGAGGCTGCTGGAAGAAGAGTCTGGTAGGGGGATGGATATGGGTGGAGGGCGGCGTCCGGAAGCTCTCTAGGCCAAAGCCCCAGACCTACTTGAACTCAAACGTCCACCGCCCTCGCTGCAGGAATCGACCTGGCAGACTCGAACCAGAGGCTGAGCATCCAGCGCGTGCGCGAGGAGGACGCGGGCCACTATCTGTGCAGTGTGTGCAACGCCAAGGGCTGCGTCAACTCCTCCGCCAGCGTGGCTGTGGAAGGTCCCACCTCCCCCGCGCGCCCCCCCCCCAGCCCGCCTTCTGCCCACACTCGATGCCAGCTGTGCCCACCAGAAGGGGTGCCGCCCGAAGGGTGTGCCCTCTCCCCCTCACAATATGTGCACAGTTGCCACCCCCGCTTTCTGCCCACTCAGGCTCTGAAGATAAAGGCAGCATGGAGATCGTGATCCTTGTTGGCACCGGGGTCATTGCTGTCTTCTTCTGGGTCCTCCTTCTCCTCATCTTCTGTAACATGAGGAGGGTAAGCACTCCTTGTCCCCAGCTGCTCATGGGCTCTCTCTACCCTGTCCAGCCCTTAAGTTAAGGAATATGGTTCACCCTGGCTCACCTGGAAGCCTTGTATCCTGGGAGGCCCCCCAGACCCCTCCAGGCTGCACTGTTAGAGGACAAGAGGTTGTCCATCTGTCCCCTCCTATGTCGGGAGTCCCTAAGGAGAGGCCATCTGTCCTGGGCACAATTTTACTGAAGCCAGGATGGTATGGCCAAGTCAGTGAGCTGTCCCCATACCCATCCCCCAGCCAACCCATGCAGACATCAAGACTGGCTACTTGTCCATCATCATGGACCCCGGGGAGGTGCCTTTGGAGGAGCAGTGTGAATACTTGTCCTATGACACGAGTCAGTGGGAGTTCCCCCGGGAACGGCTACACCTCGGTGAGACCTGCTCCCAGCCTGCTTCACCCACCCAGTCCTGCTGGGCAGACGCTGCTTCAGCTGCTCTGGGGTCAGGCAGGCTGGAGCCCTGCAATCCCTCCATTCTCAGAACTCATGCCAGAAAGTCCCACCTGGCCCCCACCTGGCCTGACCTGTCCATCTAGGCACGCATCCCCAGAACTATTATTGGGGCTCTCAATTCCCAGGCCCCCCGAGGTCACTTCCTGCTGCTCTGAGCAGGGTGGGCCTGTCACACCTGCTGGGAGAGGATGCAGGCCTTCctgtctgcctctctcctccctctctccccaccctgctccccatGCACTTCCTGTTTGGCAGGGGGGCTCCTGACTTTCCTCCCCGTCCTGGGCCTTCCTTCCTGGCCCTCCACAGGGGTTGTCCCTTCTGCCCAGTCCTCTCCACCCACACCCCCATACAGCTCACCTGGAAccagctccctgcccccacagggAGAGTCCTCGGCCACGGGGCCTTTGGGAAGGTGGTGGAAGCCTCAGCCTTTGGCATCAACAAGGGCAGCAGCTGTGACACTGTGGCCGTGAAAATGCTGAAAGGTGTGGGGTCAGTGGGTAGAAGGGGTGGCTGAGCTGATGAAGACCAGCAGCTCTGGGTGGGCTGTTGGGTCTGTGGTGCCAGAGGGGAAACAGGTTCAGAACAGATTCTTACCAGAGGTTATACAAGGAATCCATGGCCTGGGGCTCACCTCTGAGTAATACTCACCAGTCCCACCTAAACCTTTTGCCTCAGAGAGGGAGGTGGTATTTGCTGCGCCCCCACCAGCAAGAGCGCTGGTCAGGCCTAAGctcagctgaaagtgaaagtgctagtcgcttagttgtgtccgactctttgccactccatggactgtagcccaccaggctcctctgtccatggaattctccaggcaagaatactggagtgggttgccatttcctcctccaggggatcttccagatgcggggatcaaacctgggattcatgtgtctcctgcattgcaggggaattttttactgtctgagccaccagagaagcccaagctAGTGGCCCGGGAAAAGGGATATTCAGGGCCTGGGTCAGGGGCCAGGTGGGCCCGGTTACCAAGCAAAGCCCCCATGTTGCTTTCAGAGGGCGCCACAGCCAGCGAGCATCGCGCCCTGATGTCGGAGCTCAAAATCCTAATCCACATTGGTAACCACCTGAACGTGGTCAACCTCCTAGGGGCTTGCACCAAgcccaatggtaaagaactcagtCGCCCTTCAGGGAGGGTGAAGCCCCAAGGTGCCCTTATCTTTGCGGGTGTGGAGGGCCAGCTGGGCCGGGAGTGGGCGGGACACAGGAGGGCTTTGGGGCGGGCGTGGCTGTGCTGCTTGCCCTCCAGTGcaccctcctgccctgccccaggccctcTCATGGTGATCGTGGAGTTTTGCAAGTACGGCAATCTCTCCAACTTCTTGCGCACCAAGCGGGAGGCCTTCAATCCCCGCGCGGTAGGTGTGCGCCCCACCGAGGGCCAGGCCTCTGCTGGTGAGCCGGGCGGGGAGGGCGGAAAGTGCCTTTGCAGTAGACGGCGAGCCTCCTCCAGCCCCGGCCTGCTTTGTGCATCGCAGGAGAAGTCTGCTGAGCAGCAAAGGCACTTCTGCTCCATGGTGGAGGGCGCCAAGGCTGACCAGAGGAGGCCAGGGAACAGCGACATGGCACTCCTCACAAGGCTGCTAACGGGcaagggcggggcggggcgggccgcTCCAGTCCAAGAAGGTAAGAGTCTGGCATCCCCTTGCCCAAAATGGCTGGCATGCTCCAGGACCCTGGGATAAGCCAACCTGGGGCCCTGCTGGAGGGACTTAACATGGGAGCGGATGAAATGCACTCTGCCTTAAAAAGAGAGGCCACCTCAGGAAGCAAAGCCCCCATGTTCCCGCCAGAGGGTGCCATTGCGCCCTGATGGTAGGAGCTCAAAATCCTAATCCATACGCTTAACTACCTGCACTCCTGGGGGCGTGAGACTTCTGATGTTTGATTTGGTCGTCTCTAGATGAATAAGAGTTTGCCCTGCAAACATGGTGGGGAGCGGTCCAGGCAGAAGTAGCAGAGGCAGAGGTCTAGTGTGGCAACAGTACTCACTGCTCTGGGAGTAGTTAGTGGGTACCACAGAGAGAAGGGAAGCTGAGCGGCAGGAGAGGGGACCAGCAGGCTTGTTAAGC
This genomic window from Cervus canadensis isolate Bull #8, Minnesota chromosome 4, ASM1932006v1, whole genome shotgun sequence contains:
- the FLT4 gene encoding vascular endothelial growth factor receptor 3 isoform X5; translation: MQWGAALCLRLWLCLGLLDSERGLASGYSMTPPTLNITEETYVIDSSDSLSISCRGQHPLEWAWPGAQDVPVPEEKDGEDTGTVQDCEGTDARPYCKVLRLQEAHANDTGSYCCYYKYIKARIEGTTAASTYVFVRDWQQPFINKPDTLLVNRKDSMWVPCRVSVPGLNVTLRSQSAALQPDGQEVVWDDRRGMRVPTPLLRDALYLQCETTWGGQAFLSNPFVVHITGNELYDIQLFPKRSLELLVGEKLVLNCTVFAEFNSGVTFDWNYPGKQAERGKWVPERRSQQTHTELSSILTIHNVSQRDLGPYVCQANNGIQQFQESTEVIVHEKPFISVEWLKGPVLEATAGDELVKLPVKLAAYPPPEFQWYKDRKAVSGRHSPHVLVLKEVTEASAGIYTLALWNTAAGLRRNISLELVVNVPPHIHEKEASSPSIYSRHSRQALTCTAYGVPHPLGIQWHWRPWTPCRTFSQRSLSRRRQQRDRMPQCQDWREVTTQDAVNPIESLDTWTEFVEGKNKTVSKLVIQEANVSAMYKCVVFNKVGQDERLIYFYVTTIPDGFSIESEPSEEPLEGQAVRLSCRADNYTYEHLHWYRLNLSTLHDAQGNPLLLDCKNVHLFATPLAASLEEVMPGERHATLTLTIPRVAPEHEGDYVCEVQDRRSHDKHCHKKYLSVQALEAPRLTQNLSDLLVNVSDSLEMRCPVAGVHVPSIVWYKDERLLEEESGIDLADSNQRLSIQRVREEDAGHYLCSVCNAKGCVNSSASVAVEGSEDKGSMEIVILVGTGVIAVFFWVLLLLIFCNMRRPTHADIKTGYLSIIMDPGEVPLEEQCEYLSYDTSQWEFPRERLHLGRVLGHGAFGKVVEASAFGINKGSSCDTVAVKMLKEGATASEHRALMSELKILIHIGNHLNVVNLLGACTKPNGPLMVIVEFCKYGNLSNFLRTKREAFNPRAEKSAEQQRHFCSMVEGAKADQRRPGNSDMALLTRLLTGKGGAGRAAPVQEAKDLWLSPLTMEDLVCYSFQVARGMEFLASRKCIHRDLAARNILLSESDVVKICDFGLARDIYKDPDYVRKGSARLPLKWMAPESIFDKVYTTQSDVWSFGVLLWEIFSLGASPYPGVQINEEFCQRLKEGTRMRAPELATPAIRRIMLSCWAGDPKERPAFSDLVEILGNLLQGRAQQEDEDCMAPRGSQSSEEGSFSQASTTAMHITETDADTEDSPLSLHQHSLAARYYNCVSFPGCLARGTQTQGFSRMKTFEEFPMTPTTYKAIVPDGQWDGAGLRGV
- the FLT4 gene encoding vascular endothelial growth factor receptor 3 isoform X1, with translation MQWGAALCLRLWLCLGLLDSERGLASGYSMTPPTLNITEETYVIDSSDSLSISCRGQHPLEWAWPGAQDVPVPEEKDGEDTGTVQDCEGTDARPYCKVLRLQEAHANDTGSYCCYYKYIKARIEGTTAASTYVFVRDWQQPFINKPDTLLVNRKDSMWVPCRVSVPGLNVTLRSQSAALQPDGQEVVWDDRRGMRVPTPLLRDALYLQCETTWGGQAFLSNPFVVHITGNELYDIQLFPKRSLELLVGEKLVLNCTVFAEFNSGVTFDWNYPGKQAERGKWVPERRSQQTHTELSSILTIHNVSQRDLGPYVCQANNGIQQFQESTEVIVHEKPFISVEWLKGPVLEATAGDELVKLPVKLAAYPPPEFQWYKDRKAVSGRHSPHVLVLKEVTEASAGIYTLALWNTAAGLRRNISLELVVNVPPHIHEKEASSPSIYSRHSRQALTCTAYGVPHPLGIQWHWRPWTPCRTFSQRSLSRRRQQRDRMPQCQDWREVTTQDAVNPIESLDTWTEFVEGKNKTVSKLVIQEANVSAMYKCVVFNKVGQDERLIYFYVTTIPDGFSIESEPSEEPLEGQAVRLSCRADNYTYEHLHWYRLNLSTLHDAQGNPLLLDCKNVHLFATPLAASLEEVMPGERHATLTLTIPRVAPEHEGDYVCEVQDRRSHDKHCHKKYLSVQALEAPRLTQNLSDLLVNVSDSLEMRCPVAGVHVPSIVWYKDERLLEEESGIDLADSNQRLSIQRVREEDAGHYLCSVCNAKGCVNSSASVAVEGSEDKGSMEIVILVGTGVIAVFFWVLLLLIFCNMRRPTHADIKTGYLSIIMDPGEVPLEEQCEYLSYDTSQWEFPRERLHLGRVLGHGAFGKVVEASAFGINKGSSCDTVAVKMLKEGATASEHRALMSELKILIHIGNHLNVVNLLGACTKPNGPLMVIVEFCKYGNLSNFLRTKREAFNPRAEKSAEQQRHFCSMVEGAKADQRRPGNSDMALLTRLLTGKGGAGRAAPVQEAKDLWLSPLTMEDLVCYSFQVARGMEFLASRKCIHRDLAARNILLSESDVVKICDFGLARDIYKDPDYVRKGSARLPLKWMAPESIFDKVYTTQSDVWSFGVLLWEIFSLGASPYPGVQINEEFCQRLKEGTRMRAPELATPAIRRIMLSCWAGDPKERPAFSDLVEILGNLLQGRAQQEDEDCMAPRGSQSSEEGSFSQASTTAMHITETDADTEDSPLSLHQHSLAARYYNCVSFPGCLARGTQTQGFSRMKTFEEFPMTPTTYKAIVDSQTDSGMVLASEEFEQLESRHREDSRLSSCKGPGRNVNVTTAHLDPQGRRRPELGPRGQVFYNSEYGELAGPPEDSASTPAARAPFFTDSSY